A genomic segment from Anopheles maculipalpis chromosome X, idAnoMacuDA_375_x, whole genome shotgun sequence encodes:
- the LOC126564766 gene encoding late secretory pathway protein AVL9 homolog has product MQNQKPVLHILVVGFHHKKGCQVEFSYPPLVDGTEGKSECPSGWKYLPTLALPDGSHNFSNDFVCFNLPSLTDPEQSVYGISCYRQIALEEVKIRTADLTRSTVQKSVCTLLSLPIYGYVEVKLSLIAQAFFEQGDFSSTDILVKAYEQLNACLTSLEPQEIASTRLHFVGVPLRDLLLKWRHKMLILFKLLLLQKRVVCFGSPVHPTCALILGIASLHPELISKGFQQVACVKTSRPMSPMPTFSTPVEEQARVENVSPIKPNLEVPKILTVHPDEPDSDHQEPIITGREADELIDGDGRSIASAKEAHLDETTSSSPSSASSMDAPATGNQRPAAVPTLHRDTSVDTIASNFSSLYAIEPSEWGAPLRIFHEGQLCLPYISLPYMDLLTDPSVKGYIIGASNVLFQHKRQLADVMIDVETAIIDVLDLDTKREIQLSTEDLRFVDFVVRHVQTPKEDAEGSETWIRDQLYGYMVALLKTSLNADGSKEIEHFNTHFMSAFKATRCYGDWLERTGGGAVPAFEGLVGGHPFAGTLSVADMKLRIAQTMQNSESGRKLNQAVTNTSRAVGGALTTAKGAFSSWWTSFTAPPQGGQLSQRTDQHPQDTSEPTSDEENNPADQSATESSASLPEGSAPTPEVKHIIQTAELSTQPATNSVVEIGREAELLDRGKTPVTCGNVSTETGSTHARRLT; this is encoded by the exons atgcaaaaccaaaaaccggtACTGCACATTCTGGTGGTGGGTTTTCATCACAAGAAAGGATGTCAG GTCGAGTTTTCCTACCCACCGCTCGTCGACGGTACGGAAGGAAAAAGCGAATGCCCATCCGGCTGGAAGTATCTACCCACGCTTGCCCTACCGGATGGGTCGCACAACTTTAGCAACGATTTCGTGTGCTTCAATCTGCCCAGCCTAACCGATCCGGAACAGTCCGTGTACGGCATCTCGTGCTACCGGCAGATTGCGCTCGAGGAGGTCAAAATACGGACGGCCGATCTGACGCGCAGCACGGTACAGAAATCCGTCTGCACGCTACTGTCCCTGCCGATCTACGGCTACGTCGAGGTGAAGCTGTCCCTGATTGCACAAGCATTCTTCGAGCAGGGTGACTTTTCCTCTACCGACATACTGGTGAAAGCGTACGAACAGCTAAACGCTTGCCTGACATCGCTCGAACCGCAGGAAATTGCATCGACACGGTTACACTTTGTCGGTGTACCGTTGCGTGATTTACTGCTGAA ATGGCGACACAAAATGTTAATCCTTTTCAAGCTTCTCCTACTACAGAAGCGTGTGGTTTGCTTCGGTTCGCCCGTTCATCCGACCTGTGCACTCATCCTGGGCATTGCCTCTCTGCATCCGGAATTAATCAGCAAAGGTTTTCAACAGGTGGCCTGCGTAAA AACTTCACGACCCATGTCCCCGATGCCTACCTTTAGCACGCCCGTTGAGGAACAAGCGAGGGTAGAAAACGTATCACCCATTAAACCAAACCTCGAAGTACCGAAGATTCTAACCGTGCATCCGGACGAACCGGATTCGGACCACCAGGAACCGATAATCACCGGTCGGGAAGCGGACGAACTGATCGATGGCGATGGTAGAAGCATCGCTAGTGCTAAGGAAGCACACCTAGACGAAACGACTTCCTCCAGTCCGTCGTCCGCATCGTCGATGGACGCGCCCGCCACGGGCAATCAGCGTCCTGCCGCAGTCCCAACGCTACACCGTGACACAAGCGTCGACACGATAGCGTCCAACTTCTCCAGCCTGTACGCGATCGAACCATCCGAGTGGGGTGCACCGTTGCGCATCTTTCACGAAGGACAGCTCTGTCTACCGTACATCTCGCTGCCGTACATGGACCTGCTGACGGATCCGTCTGTTAAGGGGTACATCATCGGTGCGTCCAACGTGCTGTTCCAGCACAAGCGTCAGCTCGCGGACGTTATGATCGACGTCGAGACGGCCATTATCGATGTGCTCGATCTGGACACGAAGCGTGAGATTCAGCTCAGTACGGAGGATTTGCGATTTGTCGATTTTGTCGTGCGCCACGTGCAGACACCAAAAGAGGACGCAGAAGGTAGCGAAACGTGGATACGGGATCAATTGTACGGGTATATGGTGGCATTGCTGAAAACTTCTCTCAATGCAG atggTAGCAAAGAGATTGAACACTTTAACACACACTTTATGAGCGCATTTAAAGCGACCCGCTGCTACGGCGATTGGCTCGAACGAACGGGCGGTGGTGCTGTGCCAGCATTCGAAGGACTCGTCGGTGGACATCCGTTCGCCGGAACGCTCTCTGTGGCCGATATGAAGCTACGAATCGCACA aacAATGCAAAACAGCGAAAGTGGGCGAAAGTTAAATCAGGCCGTCACAAACACCAGTCGAGCGGTTGGCGGTGCACTAACGACCGCGAAAGGTGCCTTCTCGAGCTGGTGGACATCCTTCACAGCACCGCCACAAGGTGGACAGCTGTCGCAGCGAACTGACCAGCATCCGCAAGACACCTCCGAACCCACATCCGACGAAGAGAACAATCCAGCGGACCAGAGCGCCACCGAATCATCAGCATCGCTACCGGAAGGTAGTGCACCAACACCGGAAGTGAAACACATTATACAAACTGCCGAACTTTCTACCCAACCCGCCACCAACAGTGTGGTCGAAATTGGACGAGAAGCGGAACTGCTTGACAGGGGGAAAACGCCCGTAACCTGTGGTAACGTTAGTACCGAAACGGGAAGCACCCATGCTCGGCGCTTAACCTAA
- the LOC126558946 gene encoding uncharacterized protein LOC126558946 — protein sequence MKRSHWGKMVDGSDTRKELEANDIVLTMSKMDKFQQIKLPYTITREKRVPLKNALVTQTVEVMKQTEMIQTLIDTYSTKSGCNYILNPCQLMPTVHFPSSNVVDLTRMEKITRPLWFVLPDETSFTRGDPKNFVKISKPVVLQALRKAACGLLCMEGFSEINESALIMIVDGLDQYMRLLTSALRTAYTEQDEEIGPVPTLMMVERMYQSIGRSPVYQLHNYYKKLMNKNRDEVREFKDIYQEYDRLLQENQLSVQNMQKLGDLKEEDYMNFLDPQSHSSNGTTIDGTAMNIINFINGETVNGFKDILEGELLENSSTQDSSDQMNSNQQFYQADSSSQGYAPSGPM from the exons ATGAAGCGTTCCCACTGGGGAAAGATGGTGGACGGTTCCGATACCCGGAAGGAGCTGGAAGCAAACGATATCGTGCTTACGATGAGCAAGATGGATAAATTTCAGCAGATCAAGCTTCCCTACACCATCACCAGAGAAAAGCG cGTTCCGCTAAAAAATGCACTCGTCACGCAAACGGTCGAGGTGATGAAACAGACCGAAATGATCCAAACACTCATCGACACGTACTCAACCAAGTCCGGCTGCAACTACATACTGAACCCGTGCCAGCTAATGCCCACCGTACACTTTCCCTCCAGCAATGTGGTCGATTTGACGCGGATGGAGAAAATTACACGCCCGCTCTGGTTCGTGCTGCCGGACGAAACATCCTTCACCCGGGGTGATCCTAAGAACTTtgtcaaaatctcaaaacccGTCGTCCTGCAGGCACTGCGCAAGGCAGCGTGCGGTTTACTGTGTATGGAAGGGTTTTCGGAAATTAACGAATCCGCACTGATTATGATTGTGGATGGGTTGGATCAGTACATGCGGTTGCTAACGAGCGCCCTGCGTACGGCTTACACCGAACAGGACGAGGAAATTGGCCCAGTACCGacgctgatgatggtggagcGGATGTATCAAAGTATTGGCCGTAGTCCGGTGTACCAGCTGCACAACTACTACAAAAAGTTGATGAACAAAAATCGGGACGAGGTGCGTGAGTTTAAGGACATCTACCAGGAGTACGATCGGTTGCTGCAGGAGAATCAGCTGTCGGTGCAGAACATGCAGAAGCTGGGCGATCTGAAGGAGGAAGACTATATGAACTTTCTCGATCCGCAGTCCCACTCGTCGAACGGGACGACGATCGACGGGACGGCGATGAATATTATTAACTTTATCAACGGAGAAACGGTAAATGG GTTCAAGGATATACTCGAGGGTGAACTATTGGAAAACAGCAGCACACAGGATTCGTCAGATCAAATGAACAGTAATCAACAGTTTTATCAGGCCGATTCATCCTCGCAAGGATACGCACCGTCTGGACCGATGTAG
- the LOC126556621 gene encoding cytosolic endo-beta-N-acetylglucosaminidase: protein MEENTECDSLYPQMCQPILTLQALLDFDKGPHPWRNLVEPIAPRSRSRHLGERYQVLEFADEPVTYVENESRPQVLLCHDFKGNYLNDKYINGVRGEEQWVDYRFYNWAAIDIFCYFSHYFVTVPTLQWLNCAHRNGVKVIGTLIVEQKNVSMLRDILQSEEFMARVVEALVTVSKVCQFHGWLLNIECALESSKVGMLLDFVQLLTERCHAEIPGSLVIWYDAIVKNGRVDWQNELNSANDSFFLACDGIFLNYAWNRQKLERTENYIMNYCPDRRLDVYVGIDVFGRSQKAQMDTNAPLEQVMNFKFSVALFAPGWTFESLEESSKRDQLEPDDRNVQFLQMNDRFWNRLWRHLYVRGPIRLPFYSSFCLGSGKFYNRLGKTQSDECWFNLAKQNYQPSIPYTPPLEYETRNDPLSHWTHHFDGALDGGSCLKLRNDEHDKRLFACDFPLADDLIVCYAHRSTNSATVDLALVLKAYNSRRHECLRIVCANEDCHVGDRSNEMRAIPLDKEASLQLLKLGATSQLPLADTINGWEIRYYYLSAEQLPPGIRIVDIGIKLHKQPEARSTDYALLGAIHLQAGIPTHRDYLSQRTVLFFDRSE, encoded by the exons ATGGAGGAGAACACGGAATGTGATAGTTTGT ATCCGCAAATGTGCCAACCGATCCTGACGCTGCAAGCGCTGCTCGACTTTGACAAAGGGCCCCACCCGTGGAGGAATCTGGTCGAACCGATTGCACCCCGGTCCCGGTCCCGCCATCTAGGCGAACGGTACCAGGTGCTAGAGTTTGCCGACGAACCGGTCACGTACGTGGAGAACGAATCCCGGCCGCAGGTGTTGCTTTGTCACGACTTTAAGGGTAACTATCTGAACGACAAGTACATCAACGGTGTGAGGGGAGAGGAGCAATGGGTGGATTACCGGTTCTACAACTGGGCCGCGATCGACATCTTCTGCTACTTTAGCCACTACTTCGTTACGGTGCCGACGCTCCAGTGGCTAAACTGTGCCCATCGGAACGGCGTGAAGGTTATCGGTACGCTGATCGTGGAGCAGAAAAATGTATCCATGCTTCGGGACATACTGCAGTCGGAAGAGTTTATGGCGCGTGTCGTGGAAGCACTGGTAACGGTGTCCAAGGTGTGTCAGTTTCATGGCTGGCTGCTTAACATCGAGTGTGCGCTAGAATCGTCCAAAGTTGGGATGCTGCTCGACTTTGTCCAGCTGCTGACGGAACGCTGCCATGCGGAGATACCGGGCAGCTTGGTAATTTGGTACGATGCGATCGTAAAGAACGGGCGTGTTGACTGGCAGAACGAGCTGAACAGTGCGAACGATTCGTTCTTTCTGGCGTGCGATGGTATCTTCCTGAACTATGCCTGGAATCGGCAGAAGCTGGAGCGTACGGAAAACTATATCATGAACTACTGTCCCGATCGGCGGCTCGATGTGTACGTCGGAATCGATGTGTTTGGCCGCAGCCAAAAGGCCCAAATGGACACGAACGCACCACTCGAGCAGGTGATGAACTTTAAATTTTCTGTCGCACTCTTTGCACCCGGGTGGACCTTCGAATCCCTGGAAGAATCCTCCAAACGGGACCAGCTCGAACCGGACGACCGTAATGTACAGTTTCTGCAGATGAACGATCGCTTCTGGAACCGACTGTGGCGCCATCTGTACGTCCGCGGACCGATTCGGCTCCCGTTCTACAGCTCGTTCTGTCTTGGGTCGGGCAAGTTTTACAACCGACTCGGCAAAACGCAATCGGACGAGTGTTGGTTTAATCTGGCAAAGCAAAACTATCAACCCTCGATCCCGTACACACCACCGCTCGAGTACGAAACGCGCAACGATCCACTGTCCCACTGGACGCATCACTTTGACGGTGCCCTGGACGGTGGTTCGTGTCTGAAGCTGCGCAACGACGAACACGACAAGCGGCTGTTTGCGTGCGATTTCCCGCTAGCCGACGATTTGATCGTGTGCTACGCCCACCGGAGCACCAACTCGGCCACGGTCGATCTGGCACTGGTGCTGAAAGCGTACAATTCCAGGCGGCACGAGTGTTTGCGGATTGTGTGTGCCAATGAAGACTGTCACGTGGGCGATCGTAGCAATGAAATGCGCGCCATACCGCTGGACAAGGAGGCATCGCTGCAATTGCTCAAGTTGGGCGCTACCTCACAACTGCCATTAGCGGACACGATTAACGGGTGGGAAATCAG ATACTACTATTTATCGGCCGAACAGCTACCACCGGGCATACGGATTGTAGATATCGGCATCAAGCTGCACAAGCAACCGGAAGCACGCTCTACCGATTATGCACTGCTCGGTGCTATACACCTGCAGGCCGGCATACCGACCCATCGTGATTATTTGTCCCAGCGTACCGTACTGTTTTTCGACCGTTCCGAGTGA